From Phaseolus vulgaris cultivar G19833 unplaced genomic scaffold, P. vulgaris v2.0 scaffold_17, whole genome shotgun sequence, a single genomic window includes:
- the LOC137817149 gene encoding uncharacterized protein produces MNTMRGQQDQQSRVFCELSALVFNLLRSPPLMPDSSSRRSPALAQITPAGFASLLLGISVALMLCGSVTFFIGFMLMPWVLGLVMVFYVAAVVSALSVLGRSIFCFASPRKDLPEWKLM; encoded by the exons atgaACACCATGAGAGGACAGCAAGATCAACAATCTAGGGTTTTCTGCGAGCTGTCGGCTCTGGTCTTCAACCTCCTCCGCTCTCCGCCGCTCATGCCGGACTCTTCGTCCAGGCGATCGCCGGCGTTGGCTCAGATAACGCCGGCAGGGTTCGCGTCGCTGCTTCTGGGGATTTCGGTGGCTCTCATGCTCTGCGGATCGGTGACATTTTTCATTGGGTTTATGCTGATGCCGTGGGTTCTCGGATTGGTGATGGTGTTCTACGTGGCTGCCGTCGTTTCCGCTCTCTCCGTTCTGGGGCGTTCTATTTTCTGTTTCGCCTCGCCGCGTAAGGATCTTCCTG AGTGGAAACTTATGTGA